The Nostoc sp. 'Peltigera membranacea cyanobiont' N6 genome contains the following window.
ACCAAGTTCCTGGTGGTTGATTCCATGTGCCATAACCCTGCATCGTTGTCACTGGAGATTTTACTCGTTCAGCACGGCTAGTAAACTCCACCGGTACACCCAACGCATCACCGACACATAAACCCATCAAACCAGACAACGTTTTTGTACCGGTTAGCATTATTCAATCTCCACGATAACTGCTCAAAATTAACTTTATAGATTCCCTCTATAGCTTGTTGCAACAGATGCTACAGCCGAGTTTTTCATCCTCTGTGAAAAGCTTGGCAAAAAATGTTAATCGAGTATTTTATTTCCACTATTCCGATATAGTTTAAGTTCCAAATATTGTGCCAGTTTTAAAAGCGTCTATCTTTGGAACAAAGAACCCATATTAAAAGACATTGAATGTAATTATAACAGCTTGGTTATTATTCTCAAGGATAGTTAACCTCTCAATCTTATGCATTAATAGCAACATGGATGTAATAAAATTAGGGAAACATTTGGAACATTAGCAAACGATTTTCGACAAAGAATATACAAGTAAAAAATACAAATTTTGGTAAAAACTATGAAACGCTTACTCAAGTCTTTCATCACAATTTCTGCATTGTCTTCCTTAATAGTTGCTCCTTTTGTTCTATCAGCTGGTCAAGCGTCTGCTGAAACCAAAAAGGGTACTGACGCTAGTTATATTGGTGCTGGTGTTGCAGCTGGCGTTACGAGTGGCGGACAAGGTATCAACGATGCTGCTACATTTGGTGGTAATGTCACAGGCCGCGCAAAATTAGGAAATACGCCATTTTCTGCACGCGGTAATGTTCTCTGGAGTGATAAGACAAGTGCTATAATCCCAGAAATTTCTGTGGATGTGCCTATCGCTAATAGAACTAACGCCTATTTAACTGGTGGTTATTCTTTTTTAGAAAAAGATGGCTCACCAACCCCTATAGGTAACAGAGATTCAG
Protein-coding sequences here:
- a CDS encoding porin family protein; this translates as MKRLLKSFITISALSSLIVAPFVLSAGQASAETKKGTDASYIGAGVAAGVTSGGQGINDAATFGGNVTGRAKLGNTPFSARGNVLWSDKTSAIIPEISVDVPIANRTNAYLTGGYSFLEKDGSPTPIGNRDSVVVGAGVESEVANNFLVYTNAKVGLGAYQNSDASAVTINGGLGYRFK